In Eubalaena glacialis isolate mEubGla1 chromosome 2, mEubGla1.1.hap2.+ XY, whole genome shotgun sequence, a single genomic region encodes these proteins:
- the LOC133084849 gene encoding histone chaperone ASF1-like has protein sequence MAKVQVNNAVVLDNPSPFYNPFQFEITFECIEDLSEDLEWKIIYVGSAESEEYDQVLDSVLVGPVPAGRHMFVFQADAPNPGLIPDADAVGVTVVLITCTYRGQEFIRVGYYVNNEYTETELRENPPVEPDFSKLQRNILASNPRVTRFHINWEDNTGKLEDAESSNPNLQSLLSTDALPSASKGWSTSENSLNVMLESHMDCM, from the coding sequence atggcAAAGGTTCAGGTGAACAATGCAGTGGTGCTGGATAACCCTTCTCCTTTCTACAACCCATTCCAGTTCGAGATCACCTTCGAGTGCATCGAGGACCTGTCTGAAGACCTGGAATGGAAAATTATCTATGTGGGCTCCGCAGAAAGTGAAGAATATGATCAAGTTTTAGACTCTGTTTTAGTGGGCCCTGTTCCTGCAGGAAGGCATATGTTTGTATTTCAGGCTGATGCACCTAATCCGGGACTCATTCCAGATGCAGATGCAGTAGGTGTAACAGTTGTGCTAATTACATGCACCTATCGAGGCCAAGAATTTATTAGAGTTGGTTATTATGTAAATAATGAATACACTGAGACGGAATTAAGGGAAAATCCGCCAGTAGAACCAGACTTTTCTAAGCTTCAAAGGAACATTTTGGCATCCAATCCCAGAGTCACTAGATTCCACATTAATTGGGAAGATAACACAGGAAAACTGGAAGATGCAGAGAGCAGTAATCCAAATCTACAATCACTTCTTTCAACAGATGCATTACCTTCAGCATCAAAGGGATGGTCCACATCAGAAAACTCACTAAATGTCATGTTAGAATCCCACATGGACTGCATGTGA